TTTGACATCTGCTCATCCTGTCGTTACGGTAATGATTATTAAAATAATCACGAAAACACGAAATGATAAAATAACTTTCGTGTCTTCGTATTTTCGTGCTTTCGTGATAAAAATCTAAGCAGTTAGTCAATTTTTACTATTCTTTAAGGCCTGTGGCCGACACCAGTTCTCCGGTGAAACTTCCGACAACAACCTTGCTTTTTATTTTAACGGGAATTCGGCGGTGATCAGCAGTGACCCACAACTGAATCTTGGCATCTTTGCTTTTCTCAAAGACACCGCCGATGTGTTCGATCTCGGGTTCTATGAGAAAAGTGTCATAAGTGCCGCTGGCCAGTTTGATGGTTTCTCTTTTGATGACGGCTGCTTTGCCGATCACGCATTTTTTCCCGTCCGTTACCGGCCGTTTGATAATCAACTTTGTTTTCAGGCCAACAAGACGGACAAAATAAAAAGCAGACAAGGGATCAAACGATCCGGGAGTAAGGTCGATCGGCTCCAGTTTGGTATTAAAATCGGAATATTGAGCCTGGCTTTTTTCCCAGTCGAATTCCACCACAACATCTCTTCGGGAGGTTCCTTCGAGTTGATCTTTTTTATACAGAATCGAGTGGGTCATCTTCATGTCCGTAAAAGCGTCGATTCTGTCCCGGACTTTATAAAACTGATCGACAAATGCATTGCTGCGGGCAGTCAGCACAAAATGGTGCGATTCAATCCCGTTTACGGTTTCTAAGGGCAGTACTTCCAGAACGGCCTCGCCGGCCGGTATAATCGTCCATTTAAGCACAAACGTCAACTTTTCACCAGGACGAAAAGGAAAATCCGTTTCTTGGGTTTTGATGTTATCGCAAAACCCGGGGGCAGTTAGAAATACCGCCGCAATCACGGATAAAAACAACAAAACCCGTGGCAATTGATCGAGCATATGTACTGTTGAAAAGTTCATAGCAAATGGGTAAACTCTGTATCGATAACCTGAAATAATTCTTTGCCGACGGCAAGCCCTAAATCAATAAACTGAGGGCCATATTTTTTTCCGGTGGTCGTACGGAAGGTGTCTTTGATTCCGGCGATCATATCCATTCCCTGTTGATAGAGTTCCATAAACTTCGCGACAGGAGTTTTGGAAAAGGTTACCATGGACCAGATGGTGTCGGTAAAATTGTCAGGTCCCCAGCGAAATTTGTCGGCATCATAGAGGCAGTCAGAAACCAGAATACCTTCAAGGGCTTCCATGTCTGTCGTGCTTTTGAAAGCTTCGTGGTTGAGGATCGCCCGGGAAATATCCTCGATTTCGTTCGGGTCGAGAGGATAAACATTCAATATGTTCTTGGCATAAGCAGCGCCTTGTATGGCATGATTCTCTTGTTTTCGCTGGATATCGTGGAGAAGGCCGGCGCATTGGACAACAATGACCCGGCGATTGATAAAATTATCAGCTTGTCCGGCATGTTTATTTTCAATAATCATCAAGGCACCGGCGTCTAATGCCACCTTGACAGCATGCTCCAGGCCGTGTCCAAAACCTTCTTCCAGTTGCCCGCCAACAAACGTTCGCAACGCAATGGTAATAGGGTGGGTTTCAAAATAGTGTTGTGACAATTCTGTTGCAGGGCGGTGGTCTTGATAAAAATCAGGGGGTGGAAAGCGGGTTACAATCTGACGGGCTCGTTGGCGCATACGAGCATAAATCTGCTGCATATTATCCCATTAGCAATCTGCACATAAAAGAGCGACCGAACACTCAACGACAAATGACTTTAAATCTTATCATCTACAATTCTTTTAGTTAGCGGGAAAAGAGAAAAAGTTGCCGCAGACCTTCCATTTCCCCCCTTCTTTAACAACATTAATTATCTCATCGACCGTGTATGTTTCGCCGATGTTAAACAATTTGGAAATAATCGGGAAAACAGGATTAATCGCAACTCTTCTTTTGCCGGTTATTCGAATTTGGGCTTTGTTGTCACTTTTAGAGATGGTTTCGATCTCGATGTCGTAAAGCTTGTTTTGCATGAACTTAATATTAAAACCCCGGTTTTTGGCTTCTTGGCCGGCCTGATAAACATATTTGTCCACAAGATCGACATCGCCAGAGTTCAGCCGCTCGACGCAAATTCTTTTAGCCATGGATTTATCGAGCTTAAAATATGCCTTGCTGAACTCAGCAACCGCAATCCCAGGTGTGTCTTTGCAATCGGCAAAAGAAAACAACACTTGTACACAGGCTCCCACTATTAAGATCAGAATCAGGGCTGCAATCTTATTCATCCGGGTCATTTAAACGTCCTCCTTTCGAGCTTTCCCGCTGAAAATTTAATTTTGTTATTGCTTTCCATCGAAGCATTTAGCAAAAATATTTACAAACCTTAAGACCGTATTCGAAATTTTTCAGATAGCATGGAATAGATTTTGAAACAAGCCTTATTCATAAAGTCGCGGTGCGATTTTATAAAACGTCCGGCATAAAAGCCGGACTTAATAAAAGGAAATTCCTGTACAATCAAAATATGAACGCCGTCAACAGTGTTGTGATTAAAATGTATTCCCTGTGATTACGGGTATTTTTTTGTCCGTGGAAATTGAAACAAAATAATATTTATGTTATATTATTTTTTATCCAAAACAAATGGTGGTATAATCAATGCCTTATAAAGATATTGCCAAAGAATTAATTGTTCTGCTGAGCGTTTCGCTTTTTGTTGCATTTACGGTCAACTTTTTCTCCCCAAAGGGCATGGCCCTGTTCGGCGACTGGGATACGTCAAAAGGGGTTATTTCTGCAAAATCCAAAGAGGATGTCGTTGTCCATGATCTTGAAATCCAAGATGCTCCTGCAGCCAAACAGATCTATGACCGTGGAAACGCCGTTTTTGTCGATGCTCGTCCTGAGAAAACCTTTAGAGAAGGTCGCATAAAAGGGGCAATATCCCTGCCTGTCAACCAATTCAATGCACGTATTGAAAGATTTAAAGCAACCTATCCATTTTCAACATTCATCGTTACGTATTGCTCGGGTAGAGAATGTGATGACAGCCATAAATTGGCCCAACAACTTTTAAGGGAGGGATATGCCGATATAAGCGTTTTCATAGACGGCTATCCCGGCTGGAAAGAGGCGGGCTATCCGATTGAATAGAATGAATTTTTGCAACTGTTTAGTTTTTTGAAACAAATCGATTTTAAAGAACCTAAACTCTTACGAATTTTCTTATGTACAATTAATTATGTCGTCGCACATAAAAAAAATGTTGAATAACAGCCGGCTTGAACTGGCTGTTCGCTGGTTCCTTGGCACGGTCTTTTTGTATGCCAGTTATCACAAAATTGTTTCCCCGGCACATTTTGCTAAAATAATATACGGTTACTATCTTTTCCCGGACGCTTCCATCAACATCATCGCCATCGTTTTGCCGTTTTTAGAGCTGTTTGCCGGCCTTGCATTGATCCTCGGCATCTATCCACGATCGGCCGCCTTGATTATCAACGGAATGCTTCTGGGGTTTATTGTTGTTCTTGGCATTAACCTGGCGCGGGGACAGCAATTCGATTGCGGCTGTTTTTCTGTTTCAGAAACCGGGTATACCTATACCGCCGGCCATTTGCTGGTAAGGGACATCATCTTTTTTGTACTGGGCCTGCAAGTCCTTTTTTTTGATAATTATAGACGATGGTGCCTTCGACAAAGCGGCAGTCTTTTAAAAAATTATCGCCCTAACCC
This window of the Candidatus Desulfatibia profunda genome carries:
- a CDS encoding rhodanese-like domain-containing protein → MPYKDIAKELIVLLSVSLFVAFTVNFFSPKGMALFGDWDTSKGVISAKSKEDVVVHDLEIQDAPAAKQIYDRGNAVFVDARPEKTFREGRIKGAISLPVNQFNARIERFKATYPFSTFIVTYCSGRECDDSHKLAQQLLREGYADISVFIDGYPGWKEAGYPIE
- a CDS encoding DUF3108 domain-containing protein codes for the protein MLDQLPRVLLFLSVIAAVFLTAPGFCDNIKTQETDFPFRPGEKLTFVLKWTIIPAGEAVLEVLPLETVNGIESHHFVLTARSNAFVDQFYKVRDRIDAFTDMKMTHSILYKKDQLEGTSRRDVVVEFDWEKSQAQYSDFNTKLEPIDLTPGSFDPLSAFYFVRLVGLKTKLIIKRPVTDGKKCVIGKAAVIKRETIKLASGTYDTFLIEPEIEHIGGVFEKSKDAKIQLWVTADHRRIPVKIKSKVVVGSFTGELVSATGLKE
- a CDS encoding HD domain-containing protein, with amino-acid sequence MRQRARQIVTRFPPPDFYQDHRPATELSQHYFETHPITIALRTFVGGQLEEGFGHGLEHAVKVALDAGALMIIENKHAGQADNFINRRVIVVQCAGLLHDIQRKQENHAIQGAAYAKNILNVYPLDPNEIEDISRAILNHEAFKSTTDMEALEGILVSDCLYDADKFRWGPDNFTDTIWSMVTFSKTPVAKFMELYQQGMDMIAGIKDTFRTTTGKKYGPQFIDLGLAVGKELFQVIDTEFTHLL
- a CDS encoding DoxX family membrane protein, giving the protein MLNNSRLELAVRWFLGTVFLYASYHKIVSPAHFAKIIYGYYLFPDASINIIAIVLPFLELFAGLALILGIYPRSAALIINGMLLGFIVVLGINLARGQQFDCGCFSVSETGYTYTAGHLLVRDIIFFVLGLQVLFFDNYRRWCLRQSGSLLKNYRPNPNFSRD